In Aquiflexum balticum DSM 16537, a single genomic region encodes these proteins:
- a CDS encoding LOG family protein, with translation MKKITVYCGSNKGKNPAYEQGVLALAEEMITRDLALVYGAGNVGLMGVIADAMLAAGKDVYGIIPQKLVDIEVAHIGCTELTIVETMRDRKWLMAERGDGFIAMPGGIGTFEELFEIMTLNQLAYIQKPLALYNVNGYYDGLIAFLSHATQEGFLHKAQLDLLIVSSDPVEILDKMAGFEPKYIEKWEVK, from the coding sequence ATGAAAAAAATCACTGTTTACTGTGGGTCCAACAAAGGCAAAAATCCTGCTTATGAACAAGGCGTGTTGGCCTTGGCCGAAGAAATGATCACAAGAGATTTGGCTTTGGTGTATGGTGCCGGAAATGTCGGTCTGATGGGAGTAATTGCGGATGCTATGTTGGCTGCCGGAAAAGATGTCTACGGAATCATTCCCCAAAAATTGGTAGATATTGAAGTAGCACATATAGGATGCACAGAACTTACCATTGTCGAAACCATGCGGGACAGAAAATGGCTGATGGCCGAGCGAGGGGATGGTTTTATTGCTATGCCCGGAGGGATCGGCACCTTTGAGGAGCTTTTTGAAATCATGACACTCAACCAATTGGCCTATATCCAAAAACCTCTTGCACTGTACAATGTCAATGGGTATTATGATGGCTTGATTGCATTTTTAAGCCATGCAACCCAAGAAGGTTTTCTGCATAAGGCGCAATTGGATTTATTGATTGTAAGTAGTGATCCTGTAGAAATATTGGATAAAATGGCCGGTTTTGAACCGAAGTATATAGAGAAGTGGGAGGTAAAGTAG
- the dgt gene encoding dGTP triphosphohydrolase, with the protein MMQWEKLLNSGRFDPAKKKNVQLDAYRSEFEIDYDRIIFSAPFRNLQDKTQVFPLPEHDFVHTRLTHSLEVSSVGRSLGKSVGEYLLDKYPTLSQIGIQSSDIGAIVAAASLTHDIGNPPYGHAGEEAISDFFKHHEYGYIWQSHVKINEWADLCNFEGNAQGFRMLVSQNNGLKLSYATLAAFTKYPRPSQVFEKDKKRRSHKKFGFFVDQVNDYTHLANVLGLIKSNTDCWLRHPLAFLVEAADDICYSIIDLEDGCTLGLVSFQEICGLLAEILGEKFKPEKLDKYKTQTQKLAILRAMTIGKLVDEAVVAFCQKEEEMLTGDFDKALTDIIPSAKALEKISLLSVEKIYRSKPVLEKEAAGFQVLEGLLEVFSKALNHKFYQTELFSGRDKSILRLLPDDFPLEGWGEKVNAYPLLRALIDFISGMTDKYALALYRKVKGIALPGA; encoded by the coding sequence ATGATGCAATGGGAAAAATTGCTGAACTCGGGAAGGTTCGATCCAGCAAAAAAAAAGAATGTACAACTTGATGCTTACAGAAGTGAATTTGAAATTGATTATGATAGAATCATTTTCTCGGCGCCATTCCGTAACCTTCAGGACAAAACACAGGTATTTCCTCTTCCGGAGCACGATTTTGTACATACCAGATTGACTCATAGTCTTGAAGTTTCGAGCGTGGGAAGATCTTTGGGGAAGTCGGTGGGAGAATATTTATTGGACAAATATCCCACGCTCAGTCAAATAGGCATTCAATCCTCTGATATTGGCGCCATTGTAGCCGCAGCTTCCTTGACTCATGATATCGGAAATCCGCCCTATGGGCATGCTGGTGAGGAGGCTATTTCTGATTTTTTTAAGCACCATGAATACGGATATATCTGGCAGTCCCATGTAAAAATCAATGAATGGGCAGATTTATGCAATTTTGAAGGCAATGCTCAAGGATTCCGGATGTTGGTATCTCAAAATAATGGGCTTAAACTTTCATACGCAACCTTGGCAGCTTTTACCAAATATCCAAGACCGTCTCAAGTATTTGAAAAAGATAAAAAAAGGAGAAGTCATAAGAAATTCGGATTTTTTGTGGATCAGGTCAATGATTACACACATTTGGCAAATGTGCTCGGACTGATCAAATCCAATACAGATTGTTGGCTGAGACATCCTTTGGCATTTTTGGTCGAGGCCGCGGATGACATTTGTTACAGCATTATTGACCTGGAGGATGGCTGTACTTTGGGGTTGGTTTCTTTTCAAGAGATATGCGGGCTATTGGCTGAAATATTGGGAGAAAAATTTAAGCCTGAAAAACTGGATAAATATAAAACCCAAACCCAAAAACTGGCCATTTTACGTGCCATGACAATAGGTAAACTGGTAGATGAGGCTGTAGTCGCTTTTTGCCAAAAAGAGGAAGAAATGCTAACAGGAGATTTTGATAAAGCGCTTACGGATATCATTCCTTCTGCAAAGGCATTGGAGAAAATTTCTCTTTTATCTGTAGAGAAAATATATCGTTCCAAACCTGTTTTGGAAAAGGAAGCAGCCGGATTTCAGGTCCTGGAGGGTTTGCTGGAAGTTTTTTCCAAAGCATTGAACCACAAATTTTATCAAACAGAACTTTTTTCGGGTAGAGACAAAAGCATTTTGAGGTTGCTGCCTGATGATTTCCCTTTGGAAGGGTGGGGAGAAAAAGTCAATGCTTACCCCTTGCTTCGGGCTTTGATTGACTTTATTTCAGGGATGACAGATAAATATGCCTTGGCCTTGTATAGAAAAGTAAAAGGGATTGCACTGCCGGGCGCTTAA
- a CDS encoding response regulator transcription factor → MIKIALADDHKMFAKGIAGLLEEEEDFNIMGIFSNGRELLDFLESVDVDIILTDMNMPVLDGEGVIEAVKLLIPYPKIIVLSMYDDEAIFLKCQKLGASAYVLKNADPDELIYTIREVFEGSHIMNFQKVLQQNQDDLYADIYKEKFKLSKRELQILRLIKEGMTNRDVAEKLHLSSHTVDAHRKKIHNKLGVSSVAELIRKALDMNL, encoded by the coding sequence ATGATCAAAATTGCTTTAGCTGATGACCATAAAATGTTTGCCAAAGGGATTGCAGGTCTATTGGAGGAAGAAGAAGACTTTAATATAATGGGGATTTTTTCCAATGGCCGGGAGCTTTTGGATTTTCTGGAATCAGTAGACGTAGATATCATTCTTACAGACATGAATATGCCGGTTTTGGATGGGGAGGGAGTAATTGAAGCGGTTAAGCTGCTGATTCCCTATCCAAAAATCATTGTGCTTTCCATGTACGATGATGAGGCTATTTTTCTAAAGTGTCAAAAACTCGGTGCAAGTGCCTATGTGCTAAAAAATGCTGATCCTGATGAATTGATCTATACCATAAGGGAAGTATTCGAAGGTTCTCATATAATGAATTTTCAAAAGGTATTGCAGCAAAATCAGGACGATTTATATGCGGATATCTACAAGGAAAAATTCAAGCTTTCAAAAAGGGAACTTCAGATTCTCAGATTGATCAAAGAAGGCATGACAAATCGGGATGTTGCGGAAAAACTCCATTTGAGCTCCCATACTGTAGATGCCCACAGGAAAAAAATCCACAATAAACTAGGTGTGAGTTCGGTAGCCGAGCTGATCAGAAAAGCATTAGATATGAATCTATGA
- the udk gene encoding uridine kinase yields MSKPFIVGITGGSASGKTLFLDKLLHTFEPGQVCLISQDNYYRPRHLQPMDDKGVHNFDTPNSIDFAQYAEDIKKIQQGETVYRQEYTFNNPNKKPKILEFVPAPVVVVEGIFVLYYPELADLLDLKVFIDAKEYIKLKRRIVRDKVERGYDLDDVLYRYEMHVMPTYEKYIEPFKHDADIIVPNNHNFDRALDLIRNYLRSKIK; encoded by the coding sequence ATGAGCAAACCGTTTATTGTAGGCATTACAGGAGGAAGCGCCTCTGGCAAGACACTTTTTTTGGACAAGCTATTACATACATTTGAACCCGGACAAGTTTGCTTGATTTCTCAGGACAATTATTACAGACCAAGACATCTTCAGCCAATGGATGACAAGGGAGTGCATAATTTTGATACCCCCAATTCCATAGACTTTGCCCAATATGCTGAAGACATTAAAAAAATCCAGCAAGGTGAGACTGTATACAGACAGGAATACACTTTTAATAATCCCAACAAGAAGCCTAAAATATTGGAATTTGTACCTGCACCTGTAGTAGTAGTGGAGGGCATTTTTGTGCTTTATTATCCGGAATTGGCCGATTTGTTGGATTTGAAGGTTTTTATTGATGCCAAAGAATATATCAAATTAAAGCGGAGAATAGTCAGGGATAAAGTGGAAAGGGGATATGACCTGGATGATGTACTTTATAGGTATGAAATGCATGTGATGCCAACTTATGAAAAATACATTGAGCCTTTCAAACATGATGCGGATATCATTGTACCCAACAATCATAATTTTGATAGGGCATTGGATTTGATCAGGAATTATCTGAGATCGAAAATCAAGTAA
- a CDS encoding DUF4382 domain-containing protein: MKTQMNRLLFALALTFLITSCDMEDNLNPSEGNAKLNVYMIDAPASYDAVWIEVLGVEILPKGKNEENGSAWINLPYEAEDQKINLLSLVGGNSAFLGEKEVPSGEISQIRLLLGNDNYIIEDGQRIDLTTPSAQQSGLKLKIDKPLNPGISYDLVIDFDAARSIVKAGNSGKYILKPVLRVVAEESATIEGSVLPLEAQPVQVSAIIHEDTVSTFTDENGSFVIRGLEMGTYRLWMLPNELYEEKFVEDVELELGKVTKVDPIELVEAVEEIPED, from the coding sequence ATGAAGACCCAAATGAATCGACTGCTTTTTGCATTGGCTTTGACATTTTTGATAACCTCATGCGATATGGAAGACAACCTCAACCCCTCAGAAGGGAATGCTAAATTAAACGTTTATATGATTGATGCCCCTGCAAGTTATGACGCAGTGTGGATCGAAGTATTGGGCGTAGAAATCCTTCCTAAGGGGAAAAATGAAGAGAACGGAAGTGCCTGGATCAATTTACCTTATGAGGCTGAAGATCAGAAAATCAATCTATTGTCTCTAGTAGGTGGCAATAGTGCCTTTTTAGGTGAGAAGGAAGTGCCTTCCGGTGAAATTTCCCAAATTCGTCTTTTACTTGGCAATGATAATTATATCATTGAGGATGGTCAGAGAATTGATCTTACTACTCCCAGCGCGCAGCAAAGCGGATTGAAACTGAAAATTGACAAACCATTGAACCCCGGTATCTCCTATGATCTTGTGATCGATTTTGATGCTGCCCGTTCCATTGTCAAAGCTGGAAATTCGGGTAAGTACATTTTAAAACCTGTTTTGAGGGTAGTGGCTGAAGAATCTGCTACTATTGAAGGTTCAGTTTTACCATTGGAAGCCCAACCTGTTCAAGTTTCTGCGATTATTCATGAAGATACGGTTTCCACTTTTACAGATGAAAACGGCTCATTTGTCATAAGAGGATTGGAGATGGGAACTTACAGACTTTGGATGCTCCCCAATGAATTGTATGAAGAGAAATTCGTTGAGGATGTGGAATTGGAATTGGGTAAAGTCACAAAAGTTGATCCAATAGAATTAGTTGAAGCCGTTGAAGAAATCCCAGAAGACTAA
- a CDS encoding GAF domain-containing protein has protein sequence MSESIYLPEAASKAEKYQAILPQIEALISSETDLYANLANVTAVLKEAFGFFWVGFYLVKGEQLVLGPFQGPLACTRIAFGKGVCGTAWEEAKTQLVPDVEAFPGHIACSSASKSEIVVPGFREDKVWIVLDVDSDLLDDFDQDDVTYLEKLMKLLDNNL, from the coding sequence ATGTCCGAATCAATTTATTTACCCGAGGCAGCTTCCAAAGCTGAAAAATATCAGGCAATCCTTCCCCAAATAGAGGCATTGATTTCTTCTGAGACAGACTTATATGCCAACTTAGCCAATGTGACCGCGGTACTGAAAGAAGCTTTTGGTTTTTTTTGGGTCGGTTTCTACCTGGTCAAAGGAGAACAATTGGTTCTTGGGCCATTTCAGGGGCCTTTGGCCTGTACCCGTATTGCTTTTGGGAAAGGGGTATGTGGGACTGCATGGGAAGAAGCCAAAACTCAATTGGTTCCCGATGTGGAGGCTTTCCCTGGCCATATAGCCTGTAGTTCTGCCTCCAAATCAGAAATCGTAGTTCCCGGGTTCAGAGAAGACAAGGTTTGGATAGTCCTTGATGTGGACAGTGACCTTTTGGATGACTTCGATCAGGACGATGTCACTTATCTGGAAAAGTTGATGAAACTTTTAGACAACAATCTTTAA
- a CDS encoding non-canonical purine NTP diphosphatase gives MKICFATNNKKKIEEVKSALGSDFTIVSLEEIGCHEELPETGDTLEHNAFQKARYVQQHYGVDCFADDTGLEVEALNGEPGVYSGRYAGEPRSDSRNIDLLLKNMKKQSNRKARFKTVIALILEGNEYAFEGTAEGEIIHELVGEGGFGYDPVFQPNGFDRTFAQLTMEEKNAISHRGKAVKALAEFLK, from the coding sequence ATGAAAATCTGCTTTGCTACAAACAACAAAAAGAAAATAGAAGAGGTAAAATCTGCTCTTGGGTCTGACTTTACCATTGTTTCTCTGGAGGAAATTGGTTGTCATGAGGAATTGCCCGAAACCGGGGATACTTTGGAACATAATGCCTTTCAAAAAGCCCGCTATGTGCAGCAACATTATGGAGTGGACTGCTTTGCGGATGATACCGGGTTGGAAGTAGAGGCATTGAACGGTGAACCGGGGGTTTATTCTGGCAGGTATGCAGGTGAACCTAGGAGCGATTCCAGGAACATTGATTTGTTATTGAAAAATATGAAAAAGCAATCCAATCGAAAAGCGAGGTTTAAAACTGTCATCGCTTTGATATTGGAGGGAAATGAATATGCATTCGAAGGGACTGCCGAAGGTGAAATCATACATGAGTTAGTTGGGGAAGGAGGATTTGGATATGATCCTGTTTTTCAGCCAAATGGTTTTGACCGGACTTTTGCACAGTTGACCATGGAAGAAAAAAATGCCATCAGCCATCGTGGAAAGGCCGTGAAAGCGCTCGCAGAATTTCTCAAATAA
- a CDS encoding DUF4382 domain-containing protein gives MKNKKIFILALLVLSLGCSETGERSTALVNVFLIGTPGLFDEVGIEILGVEVKTTGTRGQDNSDAVFIPNPQVNQQARLSSLVNTGQYLVGRAEFLVGAIIELTLRLGNDNFVQVGTQTSSLNFRDDSSRNPAITVSIPLDGGISHDVFIDFNTLNSITFTTGAEPVFTLDPKFRAFASLDTGEISGIIRPQGLKCLLLAIQNSDTLANTTQDARGNFLIRGLEGEFTLSILPFSNGFLADTIQNIIVEPRQRTQLEEITLRTNP, from the coding sequence GTGAAAAATAAAAAGATATTCATTCTTGCTTTGCTTGTACTCTCTTTGGGATGTTCTGAAACAGGGGAACGATCTACTGCATTGGTAAATGTCTTCCTTATCGGTACTCCTGGACTTTTTGATGAGGTTGGCATCGAGATATTAGGTGTGGAAGTAAAGACCACCGGAACTAGAGGTCAGGATAATTCAGATGCTGTGTTTATTCCCAATCCACAGGTCAATCAGCAGGCGAGGCTTTCTTCCCTTGTGAATACCGGCCAATATCTGGTTGGAAGAGCCGAATTCTTAGTAGGTGCTATTATCGAGCTTACCTTGAGGCTGGGTAATGATAATTTTGTTCAGGTAGGAACTCAAACTTCTTCTTTAAATTTTAGGGATGATTCCTCAAGAAACCCTGCTATTACGGTTAGCATTCCGCTGGATGGAGGAATTTCTCATGATGTATTTATTGATTTCAATACCTTGAATTCCATAACATTCACCACTGGGGCTGAACCGGTTTTTACTCTTGATCCAAAATTCAGGGCTTTTGCAAGTCTCGATACCGGAGAAATCTCCGGGATTATCAGACCCCAGGGTTTAAAATGCTTGCTATTGGCCATCCAAAATTCAGATACACTTGCCAATACAACCCAAGATGCGCGTGGCAACTTTTTGATCAGGGGACTTGAGGGGGAATTTACCCTTTCAATATTACCTTTTAGCAACGGATTTTTAGCAGATACCATCCAAAATATTATCGTCGAACCCCGGCAGAGGACCCAATTGGAAGAAATTACTCTGCGTACAAATCCTTGA
- the ribD gene encoding bifunctional diaminohydroxyphosphoribosylaminopyrimidine deaminase/5-amino-6-(5-phosphoribosylamino)uracil reductase RibD produces the protein MSPEEIFMLRALELAELGKGRVSPNPMVGCVIVHDGQIIGEGYHEVYGGPHAEPNAINSVKNPILIPESTVYVTLEPCAHWGKTPPCANLLVEKKVKKVVIGTLDSNPLVGGKGAQILKDAGIEVTSGVLDRRVREQNKRFFTFMEKKRPYIILKWAQTKDGFIARENYDSKWISNPYSRQLVHRWRSEEDAIMVGTLTAKYDNPQLNVREWEGKNPVRIVVDRNLTLDRDLHLFDQSQLTLCYNQVKEEKSDNLEHVKLPSGFNIREILDDLYQRKIQSLIVEGGAQLLNKFIQENLWDEARVFTGQVQFGKGIPAPKTQGSILDEMDIMGDLLTITRPIY, from the coding sequence ATGAGTCCGGAAGAGATATTTATGCTAAGGGCACTGGAATTGGCCGAATTAGGAAAAGGCAGAGTAAGTCCCAATCCAATGGTAGGATGTGTCATTGTCCATGATGGACAAATCATTGGTGAAGGCTACCACGAGGTCTATGGGGGACCACATGCAGAACCAAATGCTATAAATTCGGTTAAAAATCCCATTTTGATTCCTGAATCAACGGTTTATGTCACTTTGGAGCCCTGTGCCCATTGGGGAAAAACACCTCCCTGCGCCAACCTACTGGTAGAAAAGAAAGTAAAAAAAGTAGTCATCGGCACTTTGGATAGCAATCCCTTGGTAGGCGGTAAAGGTGCACAGATATTGAAAGACGCCGGAATTGAAGTGACTTCAGGGGTATTGGACAGAAGAGTAAGAGAACAGAATAAAAGGTTTTTTACTTTCATGGAAAAGAAGCGACCTTATATAATTTTGAAATGGGCACAGACCAAAGATGGCTTTATTGCCAGAGAAAATTATGATTCCAAATGGATCAGCAATCCCTACAGTCGCCAATTGGTACACCGCTGGAGATCGGAAGAAGACGCCATCATGGTGGGCACTTTGACTGCCAAGTATGACAACCCCCAATTGAATGTCCGGGAATGGGAAGGTAAAAATCCCGTCCGAATAGTAGTTGACAGAAACCTGACCCTGGATCGCGACTTACATCTCTTTGATCAAAGCCAATTGACTTTATGTTATAATCAGGTCAAAGAAGAAAAATCAGATAATCTGGAACACGTCAAACTCCCATCAGGATTCAATATTAGAGAAATTCTGGATGATCTTTACCAACGGAAAATCCAAAGTCTGATTGTCGAAGGTGGCGCCCAATTGCTGAATAAATTCATTCAGGAGAACCTTTGGGATGAAGCAAGGGTTTTTACTGGACAGGTTCAATTTGGGAAAGGCATTCCTGCGCCTAAAACCCAAGGAAGTATTCTTGATGAAATGGATATTATGGGAGACTTATTAACCATAACAAGACCGATCTACTAA
- the secDF gene encoding protein translocase subunit SecDF, translating to MRNQGVIVFLTVVVTALCLYYLSFTFVSNNIQQKAVAYATDESGNVEFAKKQAYLDSIYREPVYNFLGAKFTYKEIKETELGLGLDLQGGMHVTLEVSPVEIVKGLSGNSKDAAFNAALEDAAEASKTSNEKYVDLFYIAWQNNAPDQKLSGIFATAANRGRISLETSDTDILKIIDTEVENAIERSFNILRTRVDRFGTSQPNIQRIQGSGRIQIELPGVDNPERVRNLLQGVAKLQFWEVAEVNEYLAELELVNSLLVAESNANKTETTPADTTSTEEGDLASQLEQQLAETKEPDDFSSQISPIFSLSKSNAGLIYEIRDTVAINRIFAREDVKSLLPRNIKFLWSVKPQTSDNLELLELHAIKVSRSSDQAPLEGDVVTDARQTLDQTSRPAVSMQMNAEGARKWRKLTSENIGRRIAVVLDDFVYTAPMVQGEIPSGQSEITGNFSMEEAKDLANILKSGSLPAPTKIVEEAIIGPTLGKDAQSQGIISMVAGLVLVVLFMVAYYAKGGFVAIAALVFNIFFILGILAQLGAALTLPGIAGIVLTIGMSIDANVLIFERIKEEIRNGAGLIAAINEGYKKAFSAILDSNVTTFLTGAILYALGQGPVKGFAIVLMIGIASSFFSAVFITRLIVHWSTKKGDKSSISFSTPWAGNLLGNLNIDFLSKRKIAYIISSTIIVIGLAIAAINGLKFGVDFTGGRSYIVEFSQPVVESDLKVGLDGEFDGSVEVKTFGGNNIVKVTTSYLINEDDDDSNAEVENKVKEGIAKITGLALTTGSEIGDGQFAIRGSSKVGATVADDIKKSSAEAMFFALVAIFLYILLRFRKWQFSLGSIIALVHDVLFVIAAFAIASALGATFEIDQVFIAAILTVVGYSINDTVIVFDRIRENIEFRGTSKLVNMFNDAINQTMARTLITSFTTLIVVLVLLIFGGEVLRGFSFALFIGIVVGTYSSIYIASPIVVDLMKKELEAENQQDPAKKTA from the coding sequence ATGCGTAACCAAGGTGTTATCGTGTTTTTGACAGTGGTGGTCACAGCATTGTGTCTGTATTACCTGTCATTCACATTTGTATCAAATAATATTCAGCAAAAAGCTGTGGCATATGCCACAGATGAGTCAGGCAACGTTGAGTTTGCCAAAAAACAAGCTTACCTGGATTCCATATACAGGGAGCCCGTTTATAATTTCCTAGGGGCCAAATTCACCTATAAGGAAATCAAAGAAACAGAATTGGGACTTGGCCTTGATTTGCAGGGTGGAATGCATGTTACCTTGGAGGTTTCTCCTGTAGAAATCGTTAAAGGACTTTCCGGTAACAGTAAAGATGCGGCTTTCAATGCTGCATTGGAAGATGCTGCGGAAGCATCAAAAACAAGTAACGAAAAGTACGTTGACCTATTCTACATAGCTTGGCAGAACAATGCTCCGGATCAGAAACTGAGCGGAATTTTTGCAACTGCAGCCAACCGTGGAAGAATTTCCTTGGAAACATCGGATACTGATATCCTCAAAATCATTGACACGGAAGTTGAAAATGCCATAGAACGTTCCTTTAATATCCTAAGAACAAGGGTGGACCGCTTCGGAACCTCTCAGCCAAATATTCAAAGAATTCAAGGTTCAGGTAGGATTCAGATTGAATTACCTGGAGTGGACAATCCGGAAAGGGTCAGAAATCTATTACAAGGAGTTGCAAAATTGCAGTTTTGGGAAGTGGCAGAAGTGAATGAATACCTCGCGGAACTGGAATTAGTCAATAGCCTTTTGGTAGCTGAATCAAACGCAAATAAAACTGAAACTACTCCTGCTGATACCACCTCAACTGAGGAAGGTGACCTTGCAAGTCAGCTTGAACAACAATTGGCAGAGACAAAAGAACCTGATGATTTTTCTTCTCAGATTTCTCCGATTTTTTCCCTGTCTAAATCCAATGCAGGTTTGATATATGAAATTAGGGATACTGTTGCGATCAATAGAATATTTGCACGTGAAGATGTCAAATCTCTGTTACCTAGAAACATCAAGTTCCTTTGGTCAGTGAAGCCTCAAACATCGGATAATCTTGAATTATTGGAACTACATGCCATCAAGGTAAGCAGGTCAAGCGACCAAGCGCCATTGGAAGGTGATGTGGTCACAGATGCACGTCAGACTTTGGATCAGACTTCCCGCCCTGCAGTCAGCATGCAGATGAACGCCGAAGGTGCAAGAAAATGGAGAAAACTGACTTCTGAAAATATAGGAAGAAGGATTGCAGTTGTCCTGGATGATTTTGTCTATACTGCTCCAATGGTACAGGGAGAGATTCCATCCGGTCAATCAGAAATCACCGGTAACTTCAGCATGGAGGAAGCCAAGGATTTGGCCAATATTCTAAAGTCCGGTTCATTACCAGCACCTACCAAAATCGTAGAAGAGGCCATTATCGGCCCAACATTGGGTAAAGATGCACAAAGTCAAGGTATCATTTCTATGGTTGCCGGATTGGTTTTGGTGGTCTTGTTTATGGTCGCCTATTATGCCAAAGGTGGATTCGTTGCTATTGCTGCATTGGTTTTCAACATCTTCTTTATCTTGGGTATTTTGGCCCAGTTGGGTGCAGCGCTGACCCTTCCTGGTATTGCAGGTATAGTTTTGACCATTGGTATGTCGATAGATGCCAACGTTTTGATTTTTGAAAGGATCAAAGAAGAAATCCGCAATGGTGCCGGATTGATTGCCGCAATCAATGAAGGATACAAGAAAGCATTCTCTGCTATTCTTGACTCCAATGTCACGACATTCCTTACAGGTGCTATATTATATGCCCTTGGTCAGGGCCCTGTCAAAGGATTTGCGATTGTATTGATGATAGGTATTGCCTCATCCTTCTTCTCAGCTGTATTTATTACCAGGCTTATTGTGCATTGGTCAACCAAGAAGGGTGATAAGAGCAGTATTTCATTCTCTACACCATGGGCCGGTAATTTATTGGGCAACTTGAATATAGATTTCCTGAGCAAAAGAAAAATCGCCTACATCATTTCATCAACAATTATTGTGATAGGCTTGGCTATTGCCGCCATCAATGGGTTGAAATTTGGGGTGGATTTCACCGGAGGACGTTCCTATATCGTGGAATTTTCCCAACCGGTAGTGGAATCTGACCTAAAAGTAGGTCTTGATGGTGAATTTGACGGTTCAGTAGAGGTGAAGACTTTTGGAGGAAATAATATCGTCAAAGTAACGACCTCTTATCTGATCAATGAAGATGATGATGACTCCAATGCTGAAGTTGAAAACAAAGTAAAAGAAGGTATAGCCAAGATTACCGGATTGGCCCTAACAACAGGATCTGAAATTGGGGATGGACAATTTGCTATCAGGGGTTCGTCAAAAGTAGGTGCTACTGTGGCAGATGATATCAAGAAATCTTCTGCAGAGGCTATGTTCTTCGCTTTGGTTGCGATATTCTTATATATCCTTTTGAGGTTCCGTAAGTGGCAGTTCTCGCTTGGTTCAATTATTGCCCTGGTACATGATGTGCTCTTTGTAATTGCTGCATTTGCAATAGCGAGTGCATTGGGTGCTACATTTGAGATTGATCAGGTATTCATTGCAGCTATTCTGACCGTAGTCGGTTATTCCATCAATGATACCGTGATTGTATTTGATAGAATCAGAGAAAATATTGAGTTCCGAGGCACTTCCAAATTGGTGAACATGTTCAATGATGCCATCAATCAGACAATGGCCAGGACATTGATAACTTCTTTTACGACTTTAATTGTAGTATTGGTATTATTGATATTCGGAGGTGAAGTCTTGAGAGGATTCTCATTTGCCCTGTTCATCGGTATAGTAGTAGGTACCTATTCTTCCATCTACATTGCTTCGCCTATTGTGGTGGATTTAATGAAGAAAGAGTTGGAAGCCGAGAATCAACAAGATCCTGCAAAAAAGACAGCATAA
- a CDS encoding sensor histidine kinase: MDNNGSDLFVIILLGFFLMLFMVSFIIIMVIYHRQRQIQNQQKVESMKAAYENTILNVEKEIREDILSYVGRELHDNVGQLLSLAKLNLSSSKAEKVHEGKILINEIIREVRSLSKSLNLDWVESITLEEFIKMELGKLESTEFCKVAFQNNGNPLQLSKEKKLVLIRIIQESLNNSIKHAQPSLIEITVHSDNSKSEIAIKDDGRGFVVSNNSEGSGMFNLKNRMNTIGGELLVQSKIGKGTEIKLILPLSAN, encoded by the coding sequence ATGGATAACAACGGATCTGACCTGTTTGTAATCATCCTCTTAGGTTTTTTCCTGATGCTTTTCATGGTGTCATTTATCATCATCATGGTCATCTACCATCGACAGCGGCAAATCCAAAACCAACAAAAAGTGGAATCCATGAAAGCCGCCTATGAAAATACCATCCTGAATGTCGAGAAAGAAATCAGGGAAGATATCCTGAGCTATGTGGGCCGTGAACTTCACGATAATGTCGGCCAATTGCTTTCTTTGGCAAAACTGAACCTCTCTAGCAGCAAAGCCGAAAAAGTCCATGAAGGCAAAATTTTGATCAATGAAATTATCAGGGAGGTAAGATCACTATCCAAGTCCTTGAATTTGGATTGGGTGGAATCAATTACTTTGGAAGAATTCATCAAAATGGAACTCGGAAAGCTTGAAAGTACAGAATTCTGCAAAGTAGCTTTCCAAAATAATGGAAATCCCCTTCAGTTGAGCAAAGAAAAAAAGCTTGTACTCATCAGGATTATACAGGAATCGCTGAACAACTCTATCAAACATGCCCAACCTTCCCTGATTGAGATTACTGTCCATTCTGATAATTCCAAATCCGAAATTGCCATTAAGGATGATGGTAGAGGATTTGTCGTCAGTAATAATTCAGAAGGCTCTGGAATGTTCAATTTGAAAAACAGGATGAACACCATAGGAGGGGAACTCCTCGTCCAATCCAAAATCGGAAAAGGAACTGAAATAAAATTAATATTACCACTATCAGCCAATTAA